Proteins co-encoded in one Methanothermobacter sp. genomic window:
- the rsmA gene encoding 16S rRNA (adenine(1518)-N(6)/adenine(1519)-N(6))-dimethyltransferase RsmA, protein MKVNNLATETKNILKKYGIRLNKRLGQHYLIDDSKRQKILSYADLKDDDVILEIGPGIGTLTIPLASKAGKVIAIEKDKKVATILKDRLKNHKNVDLIIGDALKIDFPYFNKIVSNLPYKISSPITFKLLEYDFDFGILMYQREFAERMIAKPGTKDYSRLSVALYFMANIEILDYIPRSAFLPPPRVDSALIRLTPREKINGTFERTCRALFQHKKKKARNALIQSFHEISKETNPREIVDHIDPRLLEKRVFTLTPEEILKISNELKRIIQDH, encoded by the coding sequence ATGAAAGTAAACAATCTAGCAACTGAAACTAAAAATATACTAAAAAAATATGGTATCCGTTTAAATAAAAGATTAGGTCAACATTACCTTATCGATGATTCCAAGAGGCAAAAAATATTATCCTATGCCGATTTAAAGGATGACGATGTCATATTAGAGATCGGCCCGGGGATCGGAACCCTTACAATCCCCCTAGCTTCAAAGGCAGGAAAAGTCATAGCCATCGAAAAAGATAAAAAAGTCGCCACCATCCTAAAAGACAGGTTAAAAAATCATAAGAATGTTGATTTAATCATAGGCGACGCCTTAAAAATTGATTTTCCATACTTTAACAAGATAGTGTCCAACCTACCTTACAAGATATCATCACCTATAACATTTAAACTGCTCGAATATGATTTCGACTTTGGCATTTTAATGTACCAGCGAGAATTTGCAGAGAGAATGATCGCCAAACCAGGAACCAAAGATTATTCACGCCTCTCAGTAGCCTTATATTTCATGGCCAATATCGAGATCCTAGATTACATTCCAAGAAGTGCCTTTTTACCGCCGCCAAGGGTCGATTCTGCCCTTATTAGATTAACTCCGAGGGAGAAGATTAATGGAACATTTGAGAGGACTTGCAGAGCCCTTTTCCAACATAAAAAGAAAAAAGCCAGGAACGCCCTTATCCAATCATTCCATGAAATTAGTAAAGAAACAAATCCAAGAGAAATAGTGGATCATATAGATCCTAGATTATTGGAAAAGCGAGTTTTCACATTAACCCCAGAGGAGATACTTAAAATTTCAAATGAACTTAAGAGAATAATCCAAGACCATTAA
- a CDS encoding tRNA pseudouridine(54/55) synthase Pus10, whose protein sequence is METKKRLEKLLDITEGSICPNCLGRKFSDIIPGPGNVKRAENLTKTFKLKKSTDKCKICKGILEDLEKTADYVEEKIKKLNLEFSTILVGSRLPENLLSADEEINKILNIEVESIKKEINRELGKILKERFNCRVDFENPDIVVKVNFRKLKPRVWIQINPLFIEGRYRKLIRGIPQTKWPCRKCKGRGCPRCNFTGKMYPTSVEELVAEPVLKATQGSGSKFHGAGREDVDVRMLGRGRPFVLEIKEPRIRKINLKKISEEINKSAKGKIEVLDLKFSNRNRKVEIKTSSPYKIYKAKVKLKDKIEPSTLEKLKSLNLIKQRTPKRVAHRRADKIRKRRVIDIKWNIIDSRTLEVTLKTEGGLYIKELISGDDGRTKPSISEILNTHAECIELDVIEVG, encoded by the coding sequence ATGGAGACTAAAAAGAGACTAGAAAAATTACTGGATATCACAGAGGGGAGCATATGCCCAAATTGTCTGGGACGCAAATTCTCAGATATTATACCAGGACCAGGTAATGTTAAAAGGGCTGAAAACCTAACCAAAACCTTCAAATTAAAAAAATCAACTGATAAATGCAAAATCTGTAAAGGAATACTAGAAGATCTTGAAAAAACAGCAGACTATGTCGAAGAGAAAATAAAAAAATTAAACCTTGAATTTTCAACCATACTAGTAGGGAGCAGATTACCAGAAAACCTATTAAGCGCTGATGAAGAAATAAACAAAATATTAAACATAGAAGTTGAAAGCATAAAAAAGGAAATCAACAGAGAACTTGGAAAAATCCTAAAAGAAAGATTTAATTGCAGGGTAGACTTCGAAAACCCTGATATTGTTGTTAAAGTTAACTTCAGAAAATTAAAACCACGAGTATGGATACAGATAAACCCATTATTTATAGAGGGCAGATACAGAAAACTCATAAGAGGCATACCCCAGACCAAGTGGCCTTGCAGAAAATGTAAAGGCCGAGGATGTCCAAGGTGCAATTTCACAGGTAAAATGTACCCCACTTCAGTCGAAGAACTAGTTGCAGAGCCCGTGCTCAAGGCAACTCAAGGTTCAGGATCAAAATTCCACGGAGCCGGAAGAGAAGATGTTGATGTGAGAATGCTCGGGAGAGGAAGGCCCTTCGTGCTCGAAATCAAAGAACCTAGGATAAGAAAAATAAACTTAAAAAAGATTTCTGAAGAAATTAATAAATCCGCTAAGGGCAAAATCGAGGTTCTAGATTTAAAATTCTCCAACCGCAACCGTAAAGTAGAAATTAAAACCTCATCCCCTTATAAAATTTACAAGGCAAAGGTAAAACTAAAGGACAAAATCGAACCATCAACCTTGGAGAAACTGAAATCTCTGAACTTGATTAAACAAAGAACCCCAAAGAGAGTCGCCCACAGAAGAGCGGACAAGATACGGAAAAGAAGAGTAATCGACATTAAATGGAACATAATCGACTCTAGAACCCTTGAGGTTACATTAAAAACTGAGGGAGGGCTCTACATAAAAGAGCTTATTTCAGGTGATGATGGAAGGACAAAACCCAGTATAAGTGAAATACTTAACACTCACGCAGAATGCATCGAACTTGATGTCATAGAAGTTGGATGA
- a CDS encoding DNA glycosylase translates to MQKYFKIKAKEFDLETTMYSGQTSQPPWHSHGGCYSELLMVDNKPSLVTIKQSDDELHINIESFEKIPLSRVKEKINHIFDLRFNIEDFYDFLYSYPPLDSIINYSKGLRLFLAKDVFECIISSIASANCSIKRWTKAINHIKRFWGREYQFSKGTFYSFPTPNILASLNEDILSSAGVGYRAKYIIRTSRMVSRIPIKDLKAMDYDEAFNLLLKLPGVGPKVADCILLYGFRKLEAFPVDVWIQRIMKHLFGVDNKKLRDFVRDEFKDYAGYVQLYLYNYARKSGIFEGV, encoded by the coding sequence ATGCAAAAATACTTTAAAATCAAGGCAAAGGAATTCGACCTTGAAACTACAATGTACAGCGGCCAAACGTCCCAACCACCATGGCATAGCCACGGGGGATGCTATAGTGAACTACTAATGGTGGATAATAAACCTTCCCTTGTAACAATAAAACAATCAGATGATGAACTCCACATAAACATAGAATCATTTGAAAAAATACCATTATCCAGGGTTAAAGAAAAGATAAATCATATATTTGACCTTAGATTTAATATAGAAGATTTTTATGATTTTTTATATTCTTATCCTCCTCTCGATTCTATAATAAATTATTCAAAGGGCCTTAGACTTTTTTTGGCTAAGGATGTTTTTGAATGTATTATTTCATCTATAGCTTCAGCGAATTGCTCCATAAAACGTTGGACTAAGGCAATAAACCATATAAAAAGATTTTGGGGGCGAGAATACCAATTCTCGAAGGGAACATTTTATAGTTTCCCCACTCCAAACATTCTAGCCAGCTTAAACGAAGACATTTTAAGTTCAGCTGGCGTAGGATACCGTGCCAAATATATTATAAGGACATCTAGGATGGTCTCAAGGATACCAATCAAGGATTTGAAGGCAATGGATTATGATGAGGCCTTCAATTTACTCTTAAAGTTACCAGGGGTTGGCCCCAAGGTTGCGGATTGCATATTACTTTATGGTTTCCGGAAACTGGAAGCCTTCCCTGTTGATGTATGGATCCAAAGGATAATGAAGCACCTTTTCGGTGTCGATAATAAAAAGTTAAGGGATTTCGTAAGGGACGAGTTCAAAGATTATGCTGGTTATGTGCAATTGTATCTTTATAATTATGCCAGGAAATCTGGGATATTTGAGGGTGTCTAA
- a CDS encoding helix-turn-helix transcriptional regulator: MKNNIRILRENLGLTQEELAEKVQVTRQTIIALEKGRYNPSLELAYRITKALKKEHIEDVFIFED, translated from the coding sequence ATGAAGAACAATATACGTATTCTAAGAGAAAATTTAGGCCTCACACAAGAAGAACTTGCAGAAAAGGTTCAAGTGACAAGACAGACCATTATAGCACTCGAAAAAGGAAGATACAATCCATCACTGGAATTAGCATACCGGATAACAAAGGCGCTTAAAAAAGAACACATAGAGGATGTTTTCATTTTCGAGGATTAG
- a CDS encoding class I SAM-dependent methyltransferase, which translates to MIKYKHFKIQICENVYAPAEDTFLLADNLKVKEGDEVLEIGTGTGLVAIVAAEKGNVTATDINPYAIECATKNAKINDAKIRILQGDLFEPVKGEKFDVILFNAPYLPSSDEDLTGKIIDKAWDGGEDGRTIIDRFINKVKNHLKKGGRIQMVQSSLSNIEETIEKLENMGFHVEITASEKFFYENIVVITAELP; encoded by the coding sequence ATGATAAAATACAAGCACTTCAAAATCCAAATATGTGAAAATGTCTATGCTCCAGCAGAGGATACATTTTTACTCGCAGATAACCTTAAAGTAAAAGAGGGTGATGAAGTCCTTGAAATAGGGACAGGAACCGGTTTAGTGGCTATAGTTGCCGCTGAAAAGGGTAATGTAACAGCCACAGACATAAACCCCTATGCCATTGAATGTGCAACGAAAAACGCCAAGATTAACGATGCAAAAATAAGAATATTGCAAGGAGATCTTTTTGAACCTGTTAAAGGCGAAAAGTTTGACGTTATATTATTTAACGCGCCATATCTTCCAAGTTCGGATGAAGATTTGACAGGCAAGATCATTGACAAAGCTTGGGATGGTGGAGAGGATGGTAGAACCATCATAGACCGCTTCATCAATAAAGTTAAAAATCACTTAAAAAAGGGCGGTAGAATCCAGATGGTGCAATCATCACTTTCAAACATAGAAGAGACAATAGAGAAATTAGAGAATATGGGATTCCATGTTGAAATAACAGCCTCTGAAAAGTTCTTCTATGAGAATATAGTGGTCATAACAGCTGAATTACCATGA
- a CDS encoding signal recognition particle protein Srp54, giving the protein MLGKLGKSLAKTMKKLAGMTIVDEEVVKEVIKDIQRALIQADVNIKLVFKLSKSIEERALNEEPPKGVTPKEHIIRIVYEEMVKLVGETPKPLKIDKKPYKILFVGLQGSGKTTTIGKLSRHLQKKGLNTAIVCTDTWRPAAFDQLKQLTQEINIPVYGEPENKNPLEIAEKGLEKFKDYDVIIFDTAGRHKEEKHLLKEMEQLSTTIKPDETILVIDGTIGQQAKEQARAFSQSTPVGSIIITKLDGSAKGGGALSAVAETGAPIKFIGTGEKLEDFEVFDPERFISRLLGMGDIRSLLEKAEEIAEEQEVSEETVDAILTGRFTLREMKSQFEMMGKMGPLQQVINMIPGLDKLPKNAPNATEEKIKKYLTIMDSMTEYELDHPEAIKHSRIKRIARGSGTRNEDVKELLKYYKVTKRAMKGLGRRNRGGPMGQLVKQFLR; this is encoded by the coding sequence ATGTTAGGCAAACTAGGCAAGAGTCTTGCAAAGACCATGAAAAAATTGGCCGGGATGACCATAGTAGATGAAGAAGTAGTGAAAGAGGTTATAAAGGATATACAACGTGCATTAATCCAAGCAGATGTTAATATAAAACTCGTATTCAAATTATCCAAATCAATAGAGGAAAGAGCCCTCAATGAAGAACCCCCAAAAGGTGTCACCCCAAAAGAACATATTATAAGGATAGTATACGAAGAAATGGTGAAACTCGTTGGAGAAACTCCAAAACCCCTCAAAATAGACAAAAAACCATATAAAATACTCTTTGTAGGACTGCAAGGAAGCGGCAAAACAACCACCATAGGTAAACTAAGCCGCCACCTCCAAAAAAAGGGACTAAACACAGCCATAGTATGTACAGACACATGGAGACCAGCCGCATTCGACCAATTAAAACAACTCACACAAGAAATCAACATACCAGTCTATGGAGAACCAGAAAACAAAAACCCACTAGAAATCGCGGAAAAAGGACTTGAAAAATTCAAAGACTACGACGTTATAATTTTTGACACGGCAGGACGCCACAAAGAAGAAAAACACCTACTCAAAGAAATGGAGCAACTATCAACCACAATCAAACCAGATGAGACAATACTCGTAATCGACGGTACAATAGGACAACAAGCAAAAGAACAAGCCCGTGCATTCTCCCAGAGCACTCCAGTCGGGTCAATAATAATAACAAAACTTGACGGATCAGCCAAGGGCGGCGGCGCATTATCAGCAGTTGCAGAAACAGGAGCCCCAATAAAATTCATAGGCACCGGCGAAAAACTAGAAGATTTCGAAGTCTTCGACCCCGAAAGGTTCATATCCAGACTCCTAGGAATGGGTGACATCAGAAGCTTGCTAGAAAAAGCAGAAGAAATAGCAGAAGAACAAGAAGTAAGTGAAGAGACAGTAGACGCCATCCTCACAGGCAGATTCACCCTAAGGGAAATGAAATCACAATTCGAAATGATGGGGAAAATGGGCCCACTACAGCAAGTTATAAACATGATACCAGGCCTTGATAAACTGCCAAAAAACGCGCCCAATGCAACAGAAGAAAAAATCAAAAAATACCTTACCATAATGGATTCCATGACAGAATACGAACTGGACCATCCAGAAGCGATCAAACATTCAAGGATAAAAAGGATTGCAAGGGGTTCAGGCACAAGGAACGAGGACGTGAAAGAACTCCTAAAGTATTACAAGGTTACTAAAAGGGCCATGAAAGGCCTTGGAAGACGGAACAGAGGAGGTCCAATGGGACAATTAGTGAAACAATTCCTACGTTAA
- the dapF gene encoding diaminopimelate epimerase — protein MMTRMILFSKMHALGNDYIIVDESRAECISEDEKPDFVSEICQRRFSIGADGVIFIEPPKGEGDIRFRVFNADGSEAEMCGNGIRCFAKFVYDNAIIRKEKIKVETLAGLKIVDLNIDRGYVTSARVDMGFATFKTAEIPMKTGKDEFIEEHLEVDDQDIKLTAVNVGNPHAIIFVDDLKSVDLERLGPLIENHPVFPERINVHFVEILNPSEVRMVTWERGVGPTLACGTGATATVIAGNRIGRLDDEVLVHLPGGELKIQVYKVDDRIGAYMEGDAVLVFDGILSW, from the coding sequence ATGATGACAAGGATGATATTATTTTCTAAAATGCACGCACTAGGCAATGATTATATAATCGTGGATGAAAGTAGAGCAGAATGTATAAGCGAAGATGAAAAACCAGATTTTGTATCCGAAATTTGTCAACGGAGATTCTCCATCGGCGCGGATGGCGTCATATTCATAGAACCTCCAAAAGGTGAAGGTGATATAAGGTTCAGAGTATTCAATGCTGATGGAAGCGAAGCAGAAATGTGCGGTAACGGTATAAGATGCTTTGCCAAATTTGTATATGATAACGCCATCATAAGAAAAGAGAAAATCAAAGTAGAAACCCTCGCAGGCCTCAAAATCGTAGATTTAAACATTGATAGGGGATATGTGACCTCTGCACGTGTAGATATGGGATTCGCAACCTTCAAAACTGCTGAAATACCGATGAAAACTGGCAAGGACGAATTCATAGAAGAGCATCTTGAAGTTGATGACCAAGATATAAAGCTTACAGCCGTTAATGTGGGTAATCCACATGCTATCATATTCGTGGATGATTTAAAGTCTGTAGATTTGGAAAGACTTGGACCTCTCATAGAAAATCATCCTGTCTTTCCAGAGAGGATCAATGTACATTTCGTTGAGATTTTAAACCCATCAGAAGTTAGGATGGTTACATGGGAGCGTGGTGTTGGACCTACACTAGCTTGTGGAACTGGTGCCACTGCCACGGTTATTGCAGGTAACAGGATAGGGAGATTGGATGATGAAGTACTTGTTCATCTTCCTGGTGGTGAACTTAAAATCCAAGTTTATAAGGTGGACGATAGAATAGGCGCTTATATGGAGGGTGATGCTGTTCTGGTATTTGATGGCATACTATCATGGTAA
- a CDS encoding 50S ribosomal protein L21e, which translates to MKRSKGFRSKTRYKLQKTKRVGRTNPITRKIQSFEVDDLVHIIIDPSIHRGQPHPRFHGKTGRIVDKMGKSYVVTIKDGKKDKKLIVRPEHLQLQE; encoded by the coding sequence ATGAAAAGATCAAAGGGTTTCAGGAGTAAAACAAGATATAAACTTCAAAAGACTAAAAGAGTTGGGAGGACAAATCCTATAACAAGGAAAATCCAAAGTTTCGAAGTGGATGATCTTGTACATATAATAATAGATCCTAGCATCCACAGGGGACAGCCACATCCACGATTCCATGGTAAAACAGGGCGAATAGTTGATAAAATGGGAAAATCATATGTTGTCACGATAAAAGATGGTAAAAAGGATAAAAAACTCATTGTAAGACCCGAACATCTCCAATTGCAAGAGTGA
- a CDS encoding acetylornithine transaminase, producing MDADEIIKLEKKYIMQTYSRQPIVLSHGKGARVWDIEGNEYIDCFAGVAVNSIGHAHPKVALAICHQAQKLIHCSNIYYNKEQTELAKLLTSISPHDRVFFANSGAEANEGAIKLARKYTGKGEIIAAENSFHGRTLATVTATGQDKYKKPFKPLPPGFKHVPYGDIEAMANAITDDTAAILLEPIQGEGGVVVPPEGYLEDVQALARENDILFILDEVQTGFGRTGAMFASELFGVQPDITTVAKAMGGGYPIGAVLANENVASAFKPGDHGSTFGGNPLGCAAAIAAIEVIIGENLAENAKRLGEYFKGRLEDLMSKYNIIEDVRGYGLMLGVELGIKCDKIVDEARKMGVLINCTADKVIRLVPPLVIKKDEIDKVIEVLDNIFASI from the coding sequence ATGGATGCTGATGAGATAATTAAGCTTGAAAAAAAGTATATCATGCAAACTTATTCTCGCCAGCCTATCGTCCTATCACATGGTAAAGGAGCTCGAGTCTGGGACATTGAAGGTAATGAATACATTGATTGTTTTGCAGGGGTCGCAGTGAACAGTATTGGACATGCACATCCGAAAGTTGCACTAGCCATCTGTCACCAAGCCCAAAAACTCATACACTGTTCCAACATATACTATAACAAAGAACAGACAGAATTGGCCAAATTACTCACTTCCATATCACCCCATGACAGAGTATTCTTCGCAAATAGTGGGGCAGAAGCAAACGAAGGCGCTATAAAACTCGCAAGAAAATATACTGGTAAGGGTGAGATAATAGCTGCTGAAAATTCATTTCATGGTAGAACACTCGCTACTGTAACAGCAACTGGACAAGACAAATACAAAAAACCGTTCAAACCATTACCTCCAGGTTTTAAACATGTACCATATGGTGACATTGAAGCCATGGCAAATGCAATAACAGATGATACCGCAGCCATACTACTAGAGCCCATACAAGGTGAAGGGGGGGTTGTAGTCCCACCAGAAGGCTACCTGGAGGATGTTCAGGCACTTGCAAGAGAAAATGATATCCTTTTCATCCTCGATGAGGTTCAAACCGGGTTTGGAAGGACAGGGGCTATGTTCGCATCAGAACTTTTCGGCGTACAACCCGATATAACAACAGTGGCCAAGGCCATGGGCGGAGGCTACCCTATAGGCGCTGTACTAGCAAATGAAAATGTAGCATCAGCATTCAAACCAGGAGACCACGGATCAACATTCGGCGGGAACCCCTTGGGTTGTGCGGCTGCCATAGCAGCCATAGAAGTTATAATAGGTGAGAATCTAGCAGAGAATGCCAAGAGATTAGGTGAATACTTTAAAGGGCGCTTAGAAGATTTAATGAGTAAATATAATATTATAGAGGATGTTAGAGGCTATGGTTTAATGTTAGGTGTTGAACTTGGGATAAAGTGTGATAAAATAGTTGATGAAGCGAGAAAAATGGGAGTACTCATAAACTGTACAGCTGATAAAGTTATAAGACTTGTACCACCATTAGTCATAAAAAAAGATGAAATAGACAAGGTTATCGAGGTTCTAGATAATATCTTTGCTTCCATTTAA
- a CDS encoding RNA polymerase Rpb4 family protein, translating into MIGKKVLETEPVPMAEVKVILEKFADKHEFTYEQNLALEHVKKFSKIDYEDAQKLIEELTELPNIKKKHAVRLADLMPEDVADIRLIFAKERIPIKNEDFENILKIIEKYR; encoded by the coding sequence ATGATAGGTAAAAAAGTCCTTGAAACAGAACCGGTGCCCATGGCAGAAGTTAAAGTAATCCTGGAAAAATTCGCAGATAAACATGAATTCACATACGAGCAGAACCTTGCACTTGAACATGTGAAAAAATTCTCTAAGATAGATTATGAAGACGCGCAAAAATTGATAGAAGAACTCACAGAACTCCCTAATATAAAAAAGAAACATGCAGTGCGACTTGCAGATCTCATGCCAGAGGATGTTGCGGATATCCGTCTAATATTTGCCAAAGAAAGGATACCTATAAAAAATGAAGATTTTGAGAATATCCTGAAAATAATAGAAAAATACAGATAA
- a CDS encoding DUF655 domain-containing protein — MEEYAIILDYLPLGYVSEGLGGFKRKPVAQAIGKDEFTLLELTPKPGVDLEIHEEVYIGRGKRDKIARINRRLRHNELTATARVELPYVIEEIIKSNEEKFVKFFNEAGPISTRLHQLELLPGIGKKHMWDILKAREEKKFESFEDIKKRVPMLADPVKILVKRVLMELDVSKAKRGKRKYVLFTRPPRKKVEPRK, encoded by the coding sequence ATGGAAGAGTATGCCATCATCCTAGACTATCTCCCATTGGGGTATGTGAGCGAAGGCCTAGGCGGTTTCAAAAGAAAGCCAGTAGCCCAGGCTATCGGCAAAGACGAGTTCACGCTTTTAGAATTAACACCAAAACCTGGTGTGGATCTTGAAATCCACGAGGAAGTTTATATAGGGAGGGGTAAAAGGGATAAGATAGCTAGGATAAACAGGCGACTCCGTCACAACGAATTAACAGCCACGGCAAGAGTTGAATTACCCTATGTCATAGAGGAAATTATAAAATCAAATGAAGAAAAGTTCGTCAAATTCTTTAATGAAGCAGGACCCATAAGCACAAGACTCCATCAATTAGAATTATTACCAGGGATTGGTAAAAAGCACATGTGGGACATCCTCAAGGCGCGTGAAGAGAAAAAATTCGAAAGCTTTGAGGATATTAAAAAAAGAGTCCCCATGTTAGCAGATCCCGTTAAAATACTTGTTAAAAGGGTTCTCATGGAATTAGATGTTAGTAAGGCAAAGAGGGGTAAAAGAAAATACGTACTTTTCACAAGACCGCCCAGAAAAAAGGTTGAACCAAGAAAATAA
- a CDS encoding NUDIX domain-containing protein produces MKPFIPVVRALILEDDRILLLKRSASSRTNPGLWELPGGKLLDGETLDEALKREVYEETGLIVSPIKVIGAFQQVFPFKVSVNIIFRVKVEDGILSLSDEHEAYKFIKIGEIRNFKVSPWLSDFKESLNGSKDII; encoded by the coding sequence ATGAAACCGTTCATACCAGTTGTGAGGGCACTTATACTAGAAGATGATAGGATACTATTACTTAAAAGGTCGGCTAGTTCCAGGACAAACCCTGGGTTATGGGAACTTCCGGGGGGTAAATTGTTAGATGGTGAGACGCTTGACGAAGCACTTAAGAGGGAAGTTTATGAGGAAACAGGTCTTATAGTATCACCTATTAAGGTTATTGGGGCGTTTCAACAAGTTTTCCCATTCAAGGTGTCTGTGAATATCATCTTCCGTGTTAAGGTCGAGGATGGTATTCTAAGTTTAAGTGATGAACATGAAGCATATAAATTTATCAAGATAGGGGAAATCAGAAATTTTAAAGTTTCTCCTTGGCTCAGTGACTTTAAGGAATCCTTAAATGGAAGCAAAGATATTATCTAG
- the lysA gene encoding diaminopimelate decarboxylase, with translation MLNVEVNDKGHLLIGGADAVKLAEDYDTPLYVIDEKRIRENYQRLHKAFTKYYPNFQILYACKANTNLAVLRILEEEGSGIDAVSPGEIYMALLAGFKPEKILYTGNNLRDDEILFATESGVMINIDSKSQLIRLSKITDPENVKISFRINPMVGAGHHEHCITGGELSKFGIREDEAIKVYKLAQELGFQPIGIHAHIGSGILDPEPFMLAVEKLMDIAGKVSKATNIDFKFIDFGGGLGIPYHPSEKPLDIEEFAEKITGLFMEKLDEYSLGKPTMYLEPGRYIVGDAACLLTRVNTIKESYRKFAGVDAGFNTLVRPVMYGSYHHIIVANRASEKPVEKIDIAGNLCESGDLFARDRKLPKLREGDLLAILDAGAYAFSMSSQYNSRPRPAEILVKDGEAEIIRKREDFSDLISKQVIPPRLLK, from the coding sequence ATGTTAAATGTTGAAGTTAATGATAAAGGACATTTGTTAATTGGTGGAGCAGATGCAGTTAAACTTGCTGAAGATTATGACACACCACTCTATGTCATAGATGAAAAACGGATAAGAGAAAATTACCAGAGACTCCACAAAGCCTTCACAAAATATTATCCCAACTTCCAAATATTATATGCTTGTAAAGCAAATACAAATCTCGCTGTTTTAAGGATACTTGAAGAGGAGGGTAGCGGAATTGACGCCGTTTCCCCAGGGGAAATATACATGGCCCTACTTGCAGGTTTCAAACCCGAGAAAATCCTATACACCGGTAATAATCTCAGGGATGATGAAATACTCTTCGCAACCGAATCAGGGGTTATGATAAACATCGACTCGAAATCGCAGCTTATAAGACTTTCAAAAATAACAGATCCAGAAAATGTTAAGATATCATTTAGGATAAACCCCATGGTAGGCGCGGGACACCACGAACATTGCATAACCGGCGGAGAACTTAGTAAATTTGGTATAAGAGAAGATGAAGCCATTAAAGTTTACAAGTTAGCCCAGGAACTCGGCTTCCAACCCATAGGGATCCATGCACATATAGGCTCGGGTATACTCGACCCAGAACCCTTCATGCTAGCTGTTGAAAAGCTCATGGACATAGCAGGTAAAGTATCAAAGGCCACAAACATAGACTTCAAATTTATAGACTTTGGCGGGGGCCTTGGAATACCATATCATCCAAGTGAAAAACCATTAGATATCGAAGAGTTTGCTGAGAAGATAACAGGCCTCTTCATGGAAAAATTAGACGAATACTCCCTTGGAAAACCTACAATGTACCTTGAACCTGGAAGATACATAGTGGGTGACGCTGCCTGCCTCTTAACTAGAGTTAACACCATAAAAGAAAGTTATAGGAAGTTTGCTGGTGTTGATGCCGGGTTTAACACCCTGGTAAGGCCCGTGATGTATGGTTCATACCATCATATAATCGTGGCAAATAGAGCCAGTGAAAAACCAGTAGAAAAGATTGATATAGCAGGAAATTTATGCGAGTCAGGCGACCTTTTTGCAAGGGACAGAAAACTTCCAAAACTCAGAGAAGGGGATCTATTAGCTATATTAGATGCTGGTGCATATGCATTTTCCATGTCATCACAATATAATTCAAGGCCTAGACCAGCTGAGATCCTTGTAAAAGATGGTGAAGCCGAGATCATAAGGAAGAGGGAAGATTTCTCAGACCTTATAAGTAAGCAGGTGATCCCACCAAGACTCCTAAAATAG